The sequence below is a genomic window from Methanotorris formicicus Mc-S-70.
CTCCAACACCAAATGCATTTGCAACTGGAAGAGATCCAAAAAATGCAGTTGTTGCAGTTACCACTGGAATATTGAACCTCCTATCCCCCGAGGAATTAGAAGGGGTTATAGCACACGAAATTGGGCATATCCTCCATAGGGATATTTTAATAAGTTCCCTTGTTGCTACTCTCGCAGGGGCAATTATGTATATTGCAGATTGGCTTCATTTGAGTCTTTTATTTGGATTTGAAAGGGAAGAGGAGGAAAATCCTCTCTCACTGGTGGCAACATTGGCATTCTTAGTACTTGCTCCAATAGCGGCAACCATAATACAGTTAGCAATATCAAGGCAGAGGGAGTTTTACGCTGATGAAGAAGGAGGTAAGCTGTCTAATCCAATATACTTAGCAAATGCATTGGCAAAGTTGGAGAATGGAGTTTCAGTATATCCAATGGAGAGGGGAAGTCCATCAACTGCACATATGTTTATTGTAAATCCATTTAAAGGAGAGGTAATAGCAAAACTATTCTCAACCCACCCACCAACAGAGGAGAGGATAAAGAGGCTCTTGGAATTAGCAAGAAGGATGGGAATACATACAGCA
It includes:
- a CDS encoding zinc metalloprotease HtpX, with product MFLENVKTVILLAILTGLLYGICYLLHIPPVIAIILALIPNLIAYLYCDKFVLWGYNARIIDEHELPQLHRMVEKIAIKAGIPKPRIAIIETPTPNAFATGRDPKNAVVAVTTGILNLLSPEELEGVIAHEIGHILHRDILISSLVATLAGAIMYIADWLHLSLLFGFEREEEENPLSLVATLAFLVLAPIAATIIQLAISRQREFYADEEGGKLSNPIYLANALAKLENGVSVYPMERGSPSTAHMFIVNPFKGEVIAKLFSTHPPTEERIKRLLELARRMGIHTAIKY